In the Helianthus annuus cultivar XRQ/B chromosome 11, HanXRQr2.0-SUNRISE, whole genome shotgun sequence genome, one interval contains:
- the LOC110887829 gene encoding vegetative cell wall protein gp1-like: MDDDPDPEMQTRTPGHPISISRGSPFQGSPYHGPDSFQEKMATYDWYFTPSYHSSLAQPPLDEPQLQAVSSPPLPVEEPPQPPPEPSRQRRNARMLVRGGPHFSSPRGSSSYPRIPEDPQMVGPSNAAPEIDPPPASYAPPQPPMGFDNPIPTYPGSSGYNSFENTSGYPSDYGNQDPYLTAAQYHHLYPSSYPPVYPTGYPVQDYQ, translated from the coding sequence ATGGATGACGACCCAGATCCGGAGATGCAGACCAGAACACCGGGCCACCCAATCAGCATATCAAGGGGATCCCCATTTCAGGGATCACCGTACCATGGGCCCGATTCATTTCAGGAGAAGATGGCCACCTATGATTGGTACTTTACTCCTTCGTACCATAGCTCTCTAGCTCAACCTCCCTTGGATGAGCCCCAGCTTCAGGCAGTTTCATCCCCACCACTTCCTGTTGAGGAGCCACCTCAACCACCTCCCGAGCCTTCGAGGCAACGGAGGAATGCACGCATGTTAGTGCGAGGAGGACCTCATTTTAGTTCTCCTCGGGGTTCAAGTTCTTACCCTCGTATTCCAGAGGACCCCCAAATGGTTGGGCCCTCGAATGCGGCACCGGAGATTGATCCTCCGCCAGCTTCTTATGCACCACCTCAGCCTCCTATGGGTTTCGACAACCCTATCCCGACTTACCCAGGTTCTTCTGGGTATAATTCTTTTGAAAACACATCGGGATATCCATCAGACTATGGAAACCAGGATCCCTACCTTACCGCTGCTCAATACCATCATCTTTACCCTTCTTCTTACCCTCCAGTTTATCCAACTGGATACCCGGTACAGGATTATCAATAA
- the LOC110887828 gene encoding uncharacterized protein LOC110887828, with amino-acid sequence MITATVSQEVDAKFKEPSVVRSQTHSRTHSQPHTHKKSESQHSSNQGSEPKRQVVLEPTPRYTKGCTYKYFISCKPRDFTGENGAIDCMKWLDEMETVIDISGCAKEDVVMFVSQSFKGDALTWWKALVQSTGKVHLYNLSWEKFVDLVKDTYCPQPEVERIETDFLTLVMKDLDCRSYVTSFNSMSRLVPYLVTPEPKRIAHFIGGLAPEVKGNVKASKPATYRSAVDLSLSLTLDVVRNRAKKSTDEGKRKREDNQSPQSNRKGKGNSGSKKGQSNDKPRYKTCHKRHFGK; translated from the coding sequence ATGATCACCGCGACAGTTTCTCAAGAGGTAGATGCTAAGTTTAAGGAGCCGAGTGTTGTTAGGTCTCAAACTCATTCAAGAACCCATTCTCAGCCACATACTCATAAGAAAAGTGAGTCTCAACACTCATCTAATCAGGGCAGTGAACCCAAGAGGCAGGTAGTCCTCGAGCCGACTCCTAGGTACACCAAGGGTTGTACCTACAAGTACTTTATCTCCTGTAAGCCGAGAGACTTTACAGGGGAAAATGGGGCGATTGATTGTATGAaatggttagacgagatggagaCTGTGATAGACATCAGCGGATGCGCTAAGGAGGATGTGGTTATGTTTGTATCACAATCTTTTAAGGGCGATGCCCTCACATGGTGGAAAGCTCTAGTGCAGTCCACTGGGAAGGTTCATTTGTACAATCTCTCTTGGGAGAAGTTTGTTGATCTGGTGAAGGACACTTACTGTCCTCAACCTGAGGTAGAGAGGATAGAGACTGATTTCCTCACCTTAGTGATGAAGGATCTGGAttgtagatcctatgtgactagCTTTAATTCTATGTCGAGGCTGGTGCCATATCTAGTCACTCCTGAGCCCAAACGCATTGCGCATTTCATTGGTGGTCTGGCCCCTGAAGTAAAGGGGAATGTTAAGGCCTCTAAGCCAGCCACTTATAGATCCGCTGTGGATCTATCATTATCCCTTACTTTGGATGTTGTGAGGAATAGGGCGAAGAAGAGTACCGATGAAGGAAAGAGGAAAAGAGAGGATAACCAGTCTCCTCAATCGAACAGAAAGGGCAAGGGGAACTCTGGTTCCAAAAAGGGGCAGTCGAACGATAAGCCCAGGTACAAGACATGTCATAAGAGGCACTTTGGGAAGTGA